Proteins from one Enterobacter bugandensis genomic window:
- a CDS encoding DUF4123 domain-containing protein — MLNEYSENLLESARRLCQQIGHTYIDVIVDQCSVDYSVIPALLGFSPEIKWQSLYKGLPEDIYPEDAPLLVRVMFDDLQQWNWLQALAKEISSTSPLLIICSPWTLSGLGKWLTEIVNARQEGREGVFRFWDTRIFSYLFTDILGAEQQEQLKRPVIGWGWQDRDGQSVWLTGSGKIPKRDERAKQVDFSDKQYEKFMCLCDAKRFIDQKLLMTTMFASKEAEFRACFEGMVSATQSGVLFDDERDAWVIDYLTRLHAGI; from the coding sequence GTGCTGAATGAATATTCTGAAAACCTGCTGGAGAGCGCTCGACGGCTTTGCCAGCAGATTGGACACACCTATATCGATGTCATTGTTGATCAGTGTAGTGTGGATTATTCAGTCATTCCGGCGTTATTAGGCTTTTCTCCGGAGATAAAATGGCAGTCGCTGTATAAGGGTTTACCGGAGGATATTTATCCCGAAGATGCGCCTCTGCTGGTGCGGGTTATGTTTGACGATCTGCAACAATGGAACTGGCTCCAGGCGCTTGCAAAAGAAATATCCTCAACGTCACCTTTACTGATTATATGTTCGCCATGGACATTGTCTGGATTAGGTAAGTGGCTTACTGAAATTGTTAATGCCCGCCAGGAAGGCAGAGAAGGTGTTTTTCGGTTCTGGGATACTCGTATTTTTTCTTATCTTTTTACGGATATTTTGGGCGCTGAACAGCAGGAGCAACTTAAAAGACCCGTAATAGGCTGGGGATGGCAGGATCGTGATGGACAGTCGGTATGGCTTACAGGAAGCGGGAAAATCCCGAAGCGCGACGAGCGCGCTAAGCAAGTAGATTTCAGTGATAAGCAATATGAAAAATTTATGTGCTTATGTGATGCAAAACGTTTTATTGACCAGAAGTTACTAATGACAACGATGTTTGCCTCAAAGGAGGCTGAATTCAGGGCGTGCTTTGAGGGAATGGTGAGCGCTACCCAGTCCGGCGTATTGTTCGACGATGAACGTGATGCCTGGGTGATCGACTATTTGACCCGATTGCATGCCGGAATTTGA
- a CDS encoding DUF3304 domain-containing protein — protein sequence MKITISGVLLGVFLLAGCSQPKAEAQTQSGGTGTIKAINHTKWAINHFSVNGQSGIDAIGPFDGGGGGCCYGVPAVWKPGMTVRIDWETGVGSSDDFPGYEDEKNFLEWAKKIKDQHRQHSKTVPLPDYTGQETCGITVHFLPCDDVKVTTSCWSPANANYPIKLPLEMKEPKVCPK from the coding sequence ATGAAGATAACAATATCAGGCGTATTACTGGGTGTTTTCTTACTGGCCGGATGCAGTCAGCCAAAGGCTGAGGCGCAAACGCAGAGCGGTGGTACGGGAACAATAAAAGCCATCAACCATACCAAATGGGCCATCAATCATTTCAGCGTAAACGGTCAGTCGGGCATAGATGCTATCGGGCCTTTTGACGGTGGCGGAGGTGGTTGCTGCTACGGCGTGCCGGCAGTCTGGAAACCAGGAATGACGGTCAGAATTGACTGGGAAACAGGAGTCGGGAGTTCAGATGATTTTCCCGGATATGAGGATGAAAAGAATTTTTTGGAATGGGCAAAAAAAATAAAGGATCAGCATCGCCAACACAGCAAAACAGTACCACTGCCCGATTATACAGGACAGGAGACCTGCGGTATTACGGTACATTTTTTACCCTGTGATGACGTAAAGGTAACAACCAGCTGCTGGTCACCTGCTAATGCTAATTATCCAATCAAACTACCGCTGGAAATGAAGGAGCCGAAAGTATGTCCGAAGTAA
- a CDS encoding DUF3304 domain-containing protein has protein sequence MKITISGVLLSVFLLAGCSQPKAEAQTQSGGTGTIEAINHTKWAINHFSVNGQSGIDIIGPFQGGGGGCCYGVPSAWKPGMTVRIDWETGVGGTEGFPGYDHWDEYLKWQKKMDSFKRQHSKTVPLPDYTGQETCGITVHFLPCDDVKVTTSCFTYGSPSYPIKLPLEMKEPKVCPK, from the coding sequence ATGAAGATAACAATTTCAGGCGTATTACTGAGCGTTTTCTTACTGGCCGGATGCAGTCAGCCAAAGGCTGAGGCGCAAACGCAAAGCGGTGGTACGGGAACAATAGAAGCGATTAACCATACCAAATGGGCCATCAATCATTTCAGCGTAAACGGTCAATCGGGTATTGATATTATTGGTCCATTTCAGGGGGGCGGCGGGGGATGCTGTTACGGTGTACCTTCAGCCTGGAAACCGGGAATGACAGTCAGAATCGACTGGGAAACAGGAGTTGGAGGAACAGAAGGTTTTCCTGGTTATGACCACTGGGATGAATACTTAAAATGGCAGAAAAAAATGGATTCATTTAAACGCCAACACAGCAAAACAGTACCACTGCCAGATTATACAGGACAGGAGACCTGCGGTATTACGGTGCATTTTTTACCCTGCGATGACGTAAAGGTAACGACCAGTTGTTTCACCTACGGTAGTCCGTCCTACCCGATCAAACTACCGCTGGAAATGAAGGAGCCGAAAGTATGTCCGAAGTAA